Below is a window of Gossypium hirsutum isolate 1008001.06 chromosome A12, Gossypium_hirsutum_v2.1, whole genome shotgun sequence DNA.
gactaatttgattaggTCTCTAAAATAGAGGGACCTCCAAGTTGCATTCACCCAAAAGCAAGACTCAACATGTAATGAGtaaaggttaaattttgctattagtacctgtactttgtgaaagttgtagatttagtccttgtactttaatttgataaattttagtaCATGTACTTTTCGAATTTCGAAAATTTAGTTCTGACAGAAATAGTAGCAGTTAAATTCATTTGGTGAAATCTAATTATTAGTATTGTACTATGTTTACAGTTGTAGATTTGGTTTATATTCTTCAATTGGATTATTCTAAGTTCTTATACTTTGTGAATTTCGAAAATTTTGTCTTAATACAAATAATAGTCGTTAATCTATTAATTGAATTTTAGCgagtgatatatgaaaataacaaactgatgtgacattacacatataataatatgtttgtcacattagattttgaaaattaaaaaacttgatttaataaatttaacagttATTATTTGGTGAGGATTgaaatttttaatctaaaaagagaataattaaaatgaccaaattaaagtataaatgtactttcataaaatacaaagattaataactaaatttaacCGATTGAGCACAACTAGCATAAAATGGATTCCACATAGTGAGAGAAAGAGATAATTGAAACCTGAAAACGAGCCCCCGTAGGGTCAGTGGGGCAATGAGGTTCATTGATGAGCTCCCAAGCAAAAATGGTAGTATCATCTTTATATAACACTCCAGTAATTGTGTTATTTCTCATCAACACTACCTGCAGAATTATATTTTTCTCACGATCCGTAAGTTAATAAAGAATTGCAAATATACCcccatatttttcaattaaaaaaaaccttATCAATCACCCCTATAAGAATTAATCAACTAAAATATTCCCTGCCTGCAAACATAGTTATCAACCCTAATATTAAATATCAAAGATCTTATCCTCCTTATCCGAAAAGAAAAAGGATAAGAAAGAAGGTAAAtcatcaaaatagtcacttttatttgcttCAAGtgacattttaattatttatgtttgaaatgttacgttttagtcatttatattatcgttttgttacgaaatggTCACTTTACCGTTAAGATCTATTACCTCTCAAATGACAGTCCGGTGTAACAgataaaatgagttttaaatgccaacgtAGATGTCCAGCTTAAACTATTAATTTTACCTCATTTTACCTCAATTAATAGTTTAAGTACcacttttgacaaaaaaatacataagtggaaaaaatgaaataattttgggGTCAATTTgaaattaagcaaaaaaaatacaagtacctTAACGTGATTCTTGTAGTATTCTTTAACAAGTGAGTTTGTATAAAAGTCATCTTCATTTTCCAGGTCCTGACCTCGTTGCTTTGCCCATTGAACATATTTTCCTTTTCCtccaaaatctttaaaattattcactaaactcaaaatcaagtgaaTTTTAAACTTCTTTGCTTCTGCTACAACAAAATCCAGTCcctgtaaatatatatatatataggaaccAATGTTAGCTATAATGGCCAGAGTACCCGATAAtaataccaaaaaataaaataaaaattatacctTGAACACGTCTTCATTGTAAGAACCAGGAGATGTTTGAAGAGGCATGTAATCACCATCGTTAAAAGCCCAAGTTCTTGCAATGTTCATGCCGTGCTTGGAGGCTTGTCGGAATGTGTTTGTGACCTTGTTTCTTGTTGATGGGTCTGATGCAAATATCATCATCCAATAAGCATTGAAGCCGTATAAGTATAATGGGTTTCCGTTGATGACGAAGTTGGTTCCTTTTGTTTGGACGAAGGTACTGCCGATTGGGTGATCAACCGCAGCATTGTGGGTTTCACGGTGGAAGGTGGTTGATGTTAGGGATAGCAAGATGAAACAATGGAACCAATGGTTTCGTTTCCTATTGGTTAACGACAATGAAGCACAAGAAAATATAGTCATGATTTTACAGTTcggagaaaagaaaatggaagttGGGAGAGATGGGAAAGGTTGTGGAGGGTAAATGGATTTAAATAGAGAAAATTGGTATTTCTTTTAGGGTAAACTGCATcattaatcactaaattatgagtaaatttttgttctggtcactaaattattcgaaagttttcatttaggttactgaattatttaaaagtttttatttaagtcaagttaagtttttttgaaaaaaagtttTGCCAGCGAACTCTAAGTAATGATTTGACGATCAGTATAGTGGATCGATATCCATTGATAAGTAGTAGAACATACATTAGATTCAAGTCAATTTGACGGTCAATGTAAGCAATCGgagttgtttgaattttgattcacAGATTCATGACGTCTAAagttgtttcaaaaaaaaaaaaacaaagttgtaATAGAGAATGAGAAAAAACCTTTCGATTAGTGTTGACAATGCGAACATAAAAAGTCATATAACATCAATTTTAACATCTTAATACTTAAATCAAAACTTCTGGATAGttttataatcaaattaaaaacatactcataatttagttactactaattttttttatttaaatttctataaGACAGCTTGATAAAATAAGACAAATTATCTATATTTGTTATATGGCAGTCCTTGATTTATTACATAAGGCGTATCAATTTATGTGACCTAAAGAATCGAATGCATTAATAAAGAACAGCTAGTAGCAAGTCTAGAGTGACGTGCCACAAACATGTTAAGTCCCCGCTAAGGTTTTCGAATTGAATTGGTAAGTAGAATTGATTATATCAAAAATCAATTAAAGTATTGATTTAGAATAAAACGTTAGTTGaatgatttataatttaatacaaattattgaattgaattaaaaaattaattaaattaaaagatttttttttaaaatttatttaatttaattaatttagttttgaAAACTTTGGTTGTTGGTTAAAGATATTAGCATGAACTGATCCTAATATGTCTTCAATTCTAAGTCCAATTCATCAAGTGGGGTTAAGTTTCGACATTTTTATTAGTAATAATGTTTGATGTATTGTCAGTATATGAGTTTAATACACCTAACATTATTACCGAATAATTTCATTCCATctcatcattaaataaaaaaaattatgaaaaaaaattatttaattccataaatATTAGTTAAAAGATAATTGTTTGGTGCattgatttaaaaagaaaaattaattccataaatgagattaaaaaaaccattaaatgatgttaatttatattaaatattttaaaataaatctttCTTGTAGGATTAAAAAGCTCGTTAAAGTATATGAGAGGTCCCTGCATTATAGACACcaaatcaatttaatccctatattgttaaaaagaatcaaataagtctaAATTGTATAAGAGTTaacatttattgtataaaaaatatttattattcgtTTCAGTTGTAATTCAATTCCAAATAAAAGATTTCGTTTACAAAATCATAAAAGAAGTTTTAAAATGTTAACTcttttaaatagtaaattatattttttaaacatgaaaTATTAGCTCTATTCTAATGGGGCATTTGtggattctttttaataatacaatGACTAAAATGATCCATTTAATAGTATAAGAATTAATTTGATTAGGTCCTTATAATAGAGGGACCTCTGAAATATATTCACCATTCTATATAAGGTTagacttgaaaattttattaattcatatttcagACCGAGCCAAGCCTGAACAAAGAAAATATCTAAAACTACTATTATTTAAGTCTGGCCCATAACTATATCTAACCATATTCCTCGAAAAAAAGCCTTACGTGGACCAAAACTTAGAAACCCCATTTTACGTAATTTTGGGGCCTATAAAACCCATTTCATTTCGGCCCACCATATGGATATCGACACGAAATAAATCTAAATTTGGCGCGCGCTTCTCAATCCAAATTTGAAAAACGAGAGGATCTCTTCTGAGCATTCTcctcaattttcaactttcaacttcGATTCTCGCTCTCACTTTCTCTGCGGTATGAAATTTTTCTTTATGATTTAATTGTTCGATTAATTTTATAACGCgaagaaattttttcttttttcctttttttagtcaaattttcCTTCACTATTTTTGGTTTTGATGATGAGAGATATTCAGTTTTaacttttaaggataaaatggAAAGTGCAACGAATGAAGCTTCGAGAAAACGCAAGAAACCAGACGTAAAAGCTTCCTTGATTTCtcttcttattttttctttattttctttttattttcaatcaaattagtATGTGATTTTGTCCTAAAACGTTAGGTGGGAGAGAAACAAGAAGATCACATAAGCAATGGAACTATTATGGAGGAAATAACAGAGAAAGAACAATCTGAGGCAATCATCGTTGGATCTGAAGAAATGGAATTCAATGTCTCTCACATTCTTAAAAAGATCAAGCGCTTCACTCAACTGGTAACTGTAATTTTGCATAAGCAGCTAGATATTcacaataattttaattatttcatttcctttttaataatttcatggAGGTCTCGGAGCTGTTAGAATCAGAAAAATCAATGTTCAAGGAATTGAGTAACGATTTTGAAGAGCGGCTAATCATGTAAGATTCTACACCTATTACGTATGTATTCAAATCTAAAATCGGAGgagatttcttttttaaaaaaaattgttttattttaatatttttttgaaggaTACATAAAGAACAAATGGAGAAATGGCAGGAAGAGATCAAGGAACTGAGACTGATGGATGCATCAAATGAGGAGGCAACTGCTCTGTTGAGTAATGCTCGTTTTTTACTTCAGAATCCCTTTTCTGAATCTTGAAAGGTAAAATCTCCTAAGGTAATCCAATTCCAATTagcactttctttctttttttcatggAAATCAAGTGAAGTGAGATTTGTTAATGCAAGTAATTAGTTTTAATCAATTTGAATAGTAGATTAGTTTCAAACATTTTGAATCCTTGATTCCTTACCTGTTTGGCTAATGGAATTATAATATGCGAAAATTGTTTGTGAGGTAGTTTATTCATATGTAAATTCAGCTCTTAGCAATAGATATGATGATTCGGATCCATATATTCATTGCTCTTTTCACTATTGAGCAGACAATTTTCTTCCCTTTAAGCCATGACTTattttgttatgttacttgtgtatatttttaaaaatatcattctGCTATTAGTAAATATAATATGAGTAATTTGTagaattaatttatgtttttcttttgaaatttcagttttgaccccaataataataataaaattttttatgtcaaattttgctattattttcaCACAGggtataagttataaattatagaTTTGGTTTCTCTAATCTAATTTTCACttcctatattttttaaaatttaaaattttagtgttgTAATTATTAATTCATTAACTAAAATCAATCACTTTTTTTGTGCATATTATGTGAAAATATTTTGACATGACACTGtatatgtaataatatatttgtcatttaatattttagaaataacataatttaacttaatgagcctaatgattattttttttagtaagaataaaaattttaaattttagttaattaagttttagtttaaTTGACATTGTTGTTAGTGCAATAAGATGTGAATTTAAGTACGTTGAAAtatgtttatctattttttaaaaataaaagataggttattgttaattttagagtttatataaaaaactttaaaatttaaaaatgttcatatattaaaaataaccGCAGATTAAATGATGCTAATGGTAGAAATTGatcatttaaaaacaataaaaacaaaatacaatttCTCTTACATTTGAAGAACGTGAAATCATGTGTAAGCAATTGAATGGATCCGAAAGTTGGATTCGAATATGGTATCAGGCATGTGCTATATGGGTGTAATCCATTAGGACAAACTGTGCTGTATGGTTCCActtattaacaaaataaatttttccctCTATAAATAAGAAACCAATATTTGCAGATTCATAGTGGTTGCCATGTAGTATAACTGCAGCTATCTTTCCTTCTTCTCTCTtccatatttttatatacataattaATCGCAATTCAAAAATATGATTTGTATATAATAttgaacaaattaaaaataattaaaattggcACTCGTAATTTGTTTAACCCTAttgttgtataaaaattttagttggaACTGAAATCGGAAAATtatgaattataaattataaacttttataaaaattcttttaagagttgctattttttttattgtgtccaacatttttaggatacaatgcttttattttgagttggaataatttgactatacttaaattattttaacaaatcaaaatgaatttagggaaaaacatttaaaaaagaaTGTTTGTGTAAGTCACTTATGAACTCAATTTTGATTATTGTGTCTATATATATAGAGTACTAAGGGATACACATATAATCTCtttaaaaaagataattttactaattgagttttagctcgattgacATTGATTTTGTTATCAGTATAGGATAATGTGAGTTTGAGTGCGTTGAagtattatcttcctatttaagagTCAAAGAGGGAATATAGAAAATTTTaagcattatataaaaaagaataaatatgataaaaacttataataaaattaattaaaaaaaaaagacacaaCTCTTCATATAGAAATATGTTTATGAATAATTGTGTTTATAAAAGTATGGACACTtctcataaatattatattatattctttcttttggttttctttcctattatttatctatattattTGTTAAGTTTTTATTGAATTGATGTCACCTATCAGTTAGGTTTCAACTCAATTAGAGATTTATCAAAAACCTATTTTATTTACtaagtaaattatatatttatgtggggtttatgtttttttatatttttataaattaataaaagaattatCTATAATAAAATGTGAACGAAGGACactatgtatataaaattttttcatttacaatttgaagtaaaacaattttttattcttatataaaactttaataactatatttgttatatacatttttatatatttttatgtctaTACTCATATTATTATAATTTCTACACATATATGTGTTAtagaatatttagtatgatttaaGTCCCTAATTGAGTTAGTGTCTTGTGACACCATTTCAATTAGGAAAATTAAGGAAAtatcattttgtaattaaaataagttatattatttgagtgtattttagtctttatattttaaaaaaacacaaataaaaaattacatgggatgagatttgaacctataatattcatatcaataaaacattaacattatcactaaattaaatctttattttaatattaaattcactttttaatattattatacatttttttaccttaatcagttgtatatattgataatgttgttgattgagttaGTGTTAGTAGTCAACTTGACTAtaactcaagattgatgacaacatCATGATAAACAATTATACTACATTTAACATTCctaaaatgatatatttatgtgcttaaatttcattttatttataatttaatctattttattaattaattttaaattaaatatttcattattaaaaataatgtattaTAAGTACATAGTTTTCACATACATATAAAAGTtctaatatacataatatataattgttgtatatatataaaagtatatttataaatgaatcaTGTTTCGAAAATAGGAAGTAAACATAAATAGGAATTTTTTGAGTTGACTTTGATTTTCTAATTTCAGTTACAGAATATACTTTCAATTTATTGTTTAAGAATAAATTCCATCATTGTGTTTATTAGGCCTATTTTCAATTTTGGTTAAATCATCTTCTAGAAGCATGGGGTATATTATATTGCTaaagaaattttagttttaatatttttctaattcatttatTGCAAGATATTTAATTGACTTTTATATCTATTAAAtgactcaattttcaaaaaatggaAGTTTGGTCATACAAGGTAAATGAGTTGGTAATTTGACAAACTGATAATTATCACAAACTTTTTGCGCCATATGAAAATGATAGtgttgaattttataattcatattatattttaagctaccttatgtattttaaataatgaaaaaactcATTGGTTTGAGTGAAAACATAATCATATTATCAAATTACACAGGTGattgaatattaatttaattagtatgaatatttatataattaattaaattttaatttaattaatatgaatattattattaatgtaggAAAAcgataaatttaaatatgttaaaatgtaCTATATTCCTATTTAGAGATTAAGAAAAGATTATATAAATAATTCTaggcaaataaaaaataacagataaaaaaaaataccaaacctCATAAAATAAATATCGTGTGAAATACTTCAAATATTCAATACATGATAGTATGTTGATTATATTGCCTCAAAGTGAacttattttggtaatttaaattacattattCAACTCCAAAGAAacaattttatgatttttcaccTCAAAACTCAAAttaccttcttcttcttttttttttcttacttaGGGGAAAGTCTGCTTTTGATCTTGTTGACTTCTTTGGTACCAATTTGGAATGCCTTGGTCAACACATGGTCCGGCACTGCTGGTGTTGAACCAAACAAGGTAACGGCAATCGACTGAGTTCCCGGCAATTGGCTGTTGAAGCCGGAGATGACCGATGCCGGTTCTTTGCCGTTGTTCTGCTGGAAATGAACCAAACCTTTAGGGAACGCGAAAATGTCTCCTTTTTTTAAGGATTTGGAGATCAACTTGTTGGCAGTGGTGATGAACCCCACATCCAATTCACCATCGAGAACAAAGATGATCTCGGTGGCGCGTGGGTGAGTGTGAGGTGGGTTAAGTCCGCCAGGTTGATAGTCAATACGAGAAAGCGACACCCCAAGGGTGTTCAACCCTGGGATTTTCTCAACATTGGCTCCGGTCACCACCGATCCCACCGAGTTGTTGACCACCGCCGGCTTGGCTAAGCCACTAAAGAAGAAATCATTTTCCGTTACATCGGCATCCTTCTTGCATGCAAATCCATTCACCTTCACCCCTAcagatacatacatacatacatgatTTATGTTAGCTAGAAAAAAGGGTATTATTTGTTTAGATCAAAACTGTTGACTTTTGTTTTAATTACCTGAAGATGTATCGGCTACGCAGATATCTTGGAGGAGATCAGGGTCAGATTTGGCGACGCTGAAGACAGCAACCAAAGCGACAAAATATGCAAAAACCTTGGCAGCCATGGAGATTTAACAATCAAGTGAAGCAAAAAGGTAAACAATTATAGATTTTAAAGCTTAAAAAAAACTAaaggtatttggttttggttgtTGGTAGAGAAAGGAGGCTGTTGTGTTTACTTTTATATGGGAAGAAAATGGGTTATGTGGTTTGGGTGGAATAAAATTATTGGTGTGACAGTGAAGTTTTCGAAAACAGGATTGGGTTGGGTTCCAAGCAAAGCAATTTGTTTAATTGCAAATAAAAAcaaatagggtaaattacacctaagtcactcaattattataaatttacattttagtcatttaatttaaaaaaagttacaGCTTCGTCATTGTCCCTGTTAACTTAATAGCAGACTCAAATCCCGTTACCTTACTATTTATTGCAGGGTAAAGTTATTGAACTGTTGGAAAATTTTAATGCATCAacttataactttttaaaattaaattatcaaaatgtaaatttattaatagttgagTAACCTGATTGTAATTGCCTAAATACTTTAGCAACCAAATTTGACCCCATTTAGTAGGGTTCTAGACTTTTCAAATGGCCAACATTGTAAGCAAGaagaaaaccttttttttttctcaacagCAAGAAGAAACGTTAAAATAATTGTAATTGCAAGAATCATGCAGTGGAAGAAAAGGATTGGACATGGGGAAGTACATCATCAACTACCAAATGTGTTGATAAATTAAAGATAAAAGGAtgataataaaatgatttttctagatttaactataataaaaaaatattttaagtattaaattgtgtacaataaattttattttatttattaaacaaaattTGTTATTTGTGATTGTCTTGAAATTATTGAGTAGTTGAGAGCACTGTTTTCATACCGAAACAGTTTGGGTATCGATCCACAATAAAGTATTAAATTGTTTAAGCCGTGAATTAGTTGAATTTATAGTAGAattggttaaattattttttatttttatttttaatatttatttattttttaataatatattccATTAAACCAGATGAATTGAATGGACTAATTAGAtcaaaaatcaataatttaatctGTTCAACTTCTTATTCGATTCTAAAACCTTTGGTTGGGAATGTTTATATAGTCAGTGAATTGGTGTAAGATTCCTAAGTCGATGTCTTGATAAGAGGAGCTAGATGTGACCAAGGGGCTCTTCGGGAATGCTTGTGGATGCTTTTCCACCCCATAAGCAATGTAAAATACTTGGATTTTAGGGTTAAAACTAGATATATCTATGGATTGAGTTAggtttaagcatgatattaatatttttttatgtttatttaagcTCGGCCCAACTTAAAATATGGGCTGAAAATTTTACCCAAATTCATctatatttgtaaaaaattaacCCAAACTCATTTAGGtccacttttattattttttaattttttaaaagtattaatattattttattcttaataattttgtacatttttttatttattgaaaattttcatatagtcatgttaacattattttaatgtttatattagagtagtattatatatttagtatatgtttattttttaatgtgttctaaattacataatatataaaattaacataatataaagtattataaacttaaaaataggtcGGGCCAGGTCAGGCTTGGGCCTTAATTGATCAAGCCCGAGCCATATTTTAAACGAGCATAATTTTTACCTAGACCCATTTTTCGGGcttaatatttttacccaaaccctcccaaatttcAAATGTACCTTTGAATCTGGGTTGGTCCACCCATAATATTTGCAAAAAAACTAACCGAAACCCATTTAGGTCtatccatattatttttttatttttttaaatatttacattatattattttaataattttatacatcttttatttattgaaaatttttatatagtcatcttaacattattttaatgtttacattagagtagtattatatatttagtatagatttttttaatatgttctaaattacataatatataaaaataacataatataaaatattataaacttaaatatGGGTTGGTCGGGTTGGTCTTGGGCCTTAATTGTTCAAGCTGAGCCCAAGCCATATCTTAAACTggtataaatttttttacctaAACCTATTTTTCgatcttaatatttttatcctaACCCTTTTGAATTTTA
It encodes the following:
- the LOC107938527 gene encoding uncharacterized protein, producing the protein MESATNEASRKRKKPDVGEKQEDHISNGTIMEEITEKEQSEAIIVGSEEMEFNVSHILKKIKRFTQLVSELLESEKSMFKELSNDFEERLIMIHKEQMEKWQEEIKELRLMDASNEEATALLSNARFLLQNPFSES
- the LOC107923008 gene encoding germin-like protein subfamily 2 member 4, giving the protein MAAKVFAYFVALVAVFSVAKSDPDLLQDICVADTSSGVKVNGFACKKDADVTENDFFFSGLAKPAVVNNSVGSVVTGANVEKIPGLNTLGVSLSRIDYQPGGLNPPHTHPRATEIIFVLDGELDVGFITTANKLISKSLKKGDIFAFPKGLVHFQQNNGKEPASVISGFNSQLPGTQSIAVTLFGSTPAVPDHVLTKAFQIGTKEVNKIKSRLSPK